In Gimesia benthica, a single window of DNA contains:
- the carB gene encoding carbamoyl-phosphate synthase large subunit, whose amino-acid sequence MPRRDDIKKILIIGSGPIVIGQACEFDYSGTQACKALREDGYEVVLVNSNPATIMTDPETAHRTYIEPITWQYIQKVIEIEKPDALLPTLGGQTGLNAAMDLARRGILDQLGVELIGAREEVIAKAESRDQFKEAMTKIGLDCPRSAVVHNMEEANAAVKDIGLPIIIRASYTLGGTGGGVAYNREEFVEKVRSGLALSPVNEVLLEESILGWKEYEMEVMRDQADNVVIICSIENFDPMGVHTGDSITVAPAQTLTDKEYQRMRDATIACIREIGVETGGSNVQFAINPDTGRMTIIEMNPRVSRSSALASKATGFPIAKIAAKLAVGYRLDEIRNDITRETLACFEPTIDYVVTKIPRWTFEKFPDADPVLTVQMKSVGETMSIGRTFKESLQKALRGLEIGHFGLGGGNKDLWGTPKQPARDLIQSKLSIPNDERLFYLRYAFKSGMSVEEVHELSDIDPWFLNHIRQLVEFEDKIRAVSRLEDLDYAFMKQAKQHGYSDKQLAFWLDSTEMDVRQYRKSLGIEATFKQVDTCAAEFEAYTPYFYSTYEDENETPGNPDHKRRIMILGGGPNRIGQGIEFDYCCCQASFALQELGIESIMVNSNPETVSTDYDTSDHLFFEPLTTEDVLNICDRMQPDGVIVQFGGQTPLNLARGLEAAGINIIGTSPEMIDAAEDRERFQAILEKLELHQPPNGIATNIESARNVARKISYPILVRPSYVLGGRAMEICYDEESLVRYMNEAVNASPDHPVLVDQFLEDAIEVDVDAISDGITTLVGGVMEHIEEAGVHSGDSACVLPPHSLPDSVIDEIKRATHALARELKVKGLMNIQFAVKKTEDDYIVYILEVNPRASRTSPFVSKATGLPLPKIAAKVMAGVSLLEQNVTKEPKPKHTSVKESVFPFSRFLGVDIILGPEMRSTGEVMGISDGFAMAFAKSQLAANTSLPSEGTVFISMADLYKDMIIDPARRLIDLGFKIVSTSGTARVLREAGLEVSTVKKLKEGRPNLLDMMANQEVQFIFNTPSGKGSRTDEGKIRSASVSYGVTCVTTIPGCLAVVKALEALAEDATPQVRALQDWMADL is encoded by the coding sequence GTGCCTAGACGCGACGACATTAAGAAGATTTTGATTATTGGCTCCGGTCCGATTGTCATCGGGCAGGCATGTGAATTTGACTATTCGGGAACGCAGGCCTGTAAGGCCCTCCGCGAAGATGGTTATGAAGTGGTGCTGGTTAACTCCAACCCCGCAACCATCATGACGGACCCGGAAACCGCTCACCGCACCTACATCGAACCGATTACCTGGCAGTACATCCAGAAAGTAATCGAAATCGAAAAGCCGGACGCACTGCTCCCCACACTGGGGGGACAGACCGGCCTGAACGCAGCCATGGACCTCGCCCGCCGCGGAATCCTTGATCAGCTGGGCGTGGAACTCATCGGTGCTCGCGAAGAGGTCATCGCCAAAGCGGAAAGCCGCGATCAGTTCAAAGAAGCCATGACCAAAATCGGCCTCGACTGCCCCCGCAGTGCCGTGGTCCACAACATGGAAGAAGCCAATGCCGCGGTCAAAGATATCGGCCTGCCGATCATCATCCGCGCCAGTTACACACTCGGTGGTACCGGCGGTGGGGTGGCTTACAACCGTGAAGAGTTCGTAGAGAAAGTCCGCAGCGGTCTGGCTCTCTCCCCCGTGAACGAAGTTCTGCTGGAAGAATCCATCCTCGGCTGGAAAGAGTACGAGATGGAGGTCATGCGGGACCAGGCCGACAACGTCGTCATCATCTGCTCGATCGAAAACTTCGATCCGATGGGTGTGCACACCGGCGACTCGATCACCGTCGCCCCCGCTCAGACGCTGACCGACAAGGAATACCAGCGGATGCGCGATGCGACCATCGCCTGTATCCGCGAGATCGGCGTCGAAACCGGCGGTTCCAACGTGCAGTTCGCCATCAATCCCGATACGGGCCGCATGACGATCATCGAAATGAACCCCCGCGTCAGCCGCTCCAGTGCACTCGCCTCCAAAGCGACCGGCTTCCCGATTGCCAAAATCGCAGCCAAGCTGGCCGTCGGTTATCGCCTCGATGAAATCCGTAACGACATCACCCGGGAAACGCTTGCCTGCTTCGAGCCAACCATCGATTACGTCGTCACCAAGATCCCTCGCTGGACATTCGAAAAATTCCCCGATGCCGACCCGGTCCTCACCGTGCAGATGAAATCGGTAGGCGAAACCATGTCCATCGGCCGTACCTTCAAAGAATCGCTGCAGAAAGCACTCCGCGGCCTGGAAATCGGTCACTTCGGGCTGGGTGGCGGTAACAAGGATCTCTGGGGCACCCCCAAGCAACCCGCGCGGGACCTGATTCAGTCCAAGCTGTCGATTCCCAACGACGAGCGGCTGTTCTACCTGCGGTACGCATTCAAATCCGGCATGAGCGTCGAAGAAGTCCACGAGCTCAGCGACATCGATCCCTGGTTCCTGAACCACATCCGTCAGCTCGTGGAATTCGAAGACAAGATCCGCGCCGTCTCCCGTCTGGAAGACCTGGACTATGCCTTCATGAAACAGGCCAAGCAGCACGGCTACTCCGACAAGCAGCTTGCCTTCTGGCTCGACTCCACCGAAATGGATGTCCGCCAGTACCGCAAAAGCCTGGGTATCGAAGCCACCTTCAAACAGGTCGATACCTGTGCTGCCGAGTTCGAAGCCTACACACCGTACTTCTACTCGACCTACGAAGATGAAAACGAAACGCCGGGCAATCCCGATCACAAACGCCGCATCATGATTCTCGGCGGCGGCCCCAACCGCATCGGGCAGGGGATTGAATTCGATTACTGCTGCTGCCAGGCTTCGTTCGCCCTGCAGGAACTGGGCATCGAAAGTATCATGGTCAACTCGAATCCCGAAACGGTCTCGACCGACTATGACACCTCCGACCATCTGTTCTTCGAACCGCTGACCACCGAGGATGTGCTCAACATCTGCGATCGTATGCAGCCGGATGGCGTCATCGTGCAGTTCGGCGGACAGACTCCGCTCAACCTCGCCCGGGGACTCGAAGCCGCAGGCATCAACATCATCGGTACCAGCCCCGAAATGATCGATGCAGCCGAAGACCGTGAACGCTTCCAGGCAATTCTCGAGAAGCTCGAACTGCATCAGCCTCCGAACGGTATCGCCACGAATATCGAGAGCGCCCGCAACGTCGCCCGCAAAATCAGCTATCCGATTCTGGTTCGCCCCAGCTACGTGCTCGGCGGCCGGGCCATGGAAATCTGCTACGATGAAGAATCGCTGGTCCGCTACATGAACGAAGCGGTCAATGCCTCTCCCGACCATCCGGTCCTCGTCGATCAGTTCCTCGAAGACGCGATCGAAGTCGATGTCGACGCCATCTCCGACGGCATCACCACGCTGGTCGGTGGCGTGATGGAACACATCGAAGAAGCCGGTGTGCACTCCGGTGACTCGGCCTGTGTCCTGCCACCTCACTCGCTCCCCGATTCCGTCATCGACGAAATCAAACGGGCCACACACGCCCTCGCTCGCGAACTCAAGGTCAAAGGCCTGATGAATATCCAGTTCGCGGTGAAGAAGACCGAAGACGATTACATCGTCTACATCCTCGAGGTCAACCCGCGTGCCAGCCGGACGTCGCCGTTCGTCTCCAAGGCCACCGGGCTTCCACTGCCCAAAATCGCCGCCAAGGTCATGGCGGGCGTCTCGCTGCTGGAACAGAACGTGACCAAAGAACCGAAACCCAAACACACCTCGGTCAAAGAGAGTGTCTTCCCCTTCTCCCGCTTCCTGGGCGTCGACATCATCCTCGGCCCCGAAATGCGGTCCACCGGGGAAGTCATGGGAATCTCGGATGGCTTCGCGATGGCCTTCGCCAAGAGCCAGCTCGCAGCAAATACCAGCCTGCCTTCTGAAGGCACCGTCTTCATCAGCATGGCTGACCTCTACAAAGACATGATCATCGATCCCGCACGACGGTTGATCGACCTCGGTTTCAAGATCGTCTCGACCTCCGGCACCGCCCGCGTTCTCCGCGAAGCAGGCCTCGAAGTCTCGACCGTCAAGAAGCTCAAAGAAGGTCGTCCCAACCTGCTGGACATGATGGCCAACCAGGAAGTCCAGTTCATCTTCAACACGCCCAGTGGCAAAGGCTCGCGGACGGACGAAGGCAAAATCCGCTCGGCATCGGTTTCGTATGGCGTGACCTGTGTCACCACGATCCCGGGCTGCCTCGCGGTTGTCAAAGCCCTCGAAGCACTCGCCGAAGATGCCACTCCCCAGGTCCGTGCCCTGCAGGACTGGATGGCCGATCTCTAA
- a CDS encoding arylsulfatase: MKLWNALVCLSGLLWWHVPVVEAAQAERPNIILIMVDDMGFSDLGCYGSEIETPNIDALAAGGVRFSQFYNSGRCCPTRATLMTGLHPHQTGIGWMTNPPNQTRGYSKPPAYQGYLNRQCVTLGEVLGTAGYATYMAGKWHLGFNDQDRWPLQRGFEKYFGCVSGATRYFHPVAPRGMTFGNQDIENPESTTDRPFYTTDAFTDYAIRFLKEHQENAKQKTDPYFLYLAYTAPHWPLQAHEEEIKKYRGKYRIGWDELRQRRLTKQKQLGLISAETKLSPRDAEVPAWETLKPEKQDEMDLKMAIYAAMIDRIDQNIGKLVDWLKAHDQLENTLILFLADNGGCAEGGVLGRGEFRDVEKRNLEHSNSYGKAWANASNTPFRLYKHFAHEGGTSTPFLMHWPAQIQPRAEWYTSPAQLIDVMPTLLDVAGADYPETFAGNKIHTLDGISLRPALTGKPLERGRPIFIEHESNAFVRSGDWKLVGRGVSPFKGYQPQKWELYDVKADRTELNDLAERRRAVVDDLKSQWEAWAKRVGVYPK, from the coding sequence ATGAAACTCTGGAACGCGCTCGTTTGTCTTAGTGGTCTGCTGTGGTGGCATGTGCCTGTGGTGGAGGCGGCGCAAGCCGAGCGACCGAATATCATTTTGATCATGGTCGACGATATGGGTTTCTCCGATCTCGGCTGTTACGGCAGCGAGATTGAAACGCCGAACATTGATGCCCTGGCAGCGGGGGGCGTGCGGTTCTCGCAGTTTTATAATTCGGGACGCTGCTGTCCGACACGGGCGACGTTGATGACGGGACTGCATCCGCATCAGACAGGAATTGGCTGGATGACGAATCCGCCGAATCAGACGCGGGGCTATTCCAAACCGCCGGCTTACCAGGGGTATCTGAATCGTCAATGTGTGACTTTAGGTGAAGTGCTGGGGACAGCCGGCTATGCGACTTACATGGCGGGGAAATGGCACCTGGGTTTTAATGACCAGGATCGCTGGCCATTGCAACGGGGGTTCGAAAAATATTTCGGTTGTGTTTCGGGGGCGACGCGGTATTTCCATCCGGTGGCGCCGCGGGGGATGACCTTCGGCAACCAGGATATCGAGAATCCGGAGAGCACGACGGATCGTCCGTTTTATACGACCGACGCTTTCACCGATTACGCGATTCGTTTTCTCAAGGAACATCAGGAAAACGCAAAACAGAAAACGGATCCGTACTTTCTGTACCTGGCCTATACGGCGCCGCACTGGCCGCTACAGGCGCATGAGGAGGAGATCAAAAAGTATCGGGGTAAATACCGGATCGGCTGGGATGAACTCCGTCAGCGCCGGCTGACGAAACAGAAACAGCTGGGGCTGATTTCTGCGGAGACGAAGCTTTCGCCCCGTGATGCAGAGGTGCCGGCCTGGGAGACGTTGAAGCCTGAGAAGCAGGACGAGATGGATCTGAAGATGGCGATTTATGCGGCGATGATCGATCGGATCGATCAGAACATCGGCAAGCTGGTGGACTGGCTCAAGGCGCATGATCAGCTGGAGAATACGCTGATTCTGTTCCTCGCAGACAACGGAGGTTGTGCAGAAGGGGGTGTGCTTGGTCGGGGTGAGTTTCGGGATGTCGAGAAACGGAATCTGGAGCACAGCAACAGTTACGGGAAAGCGTGGGCGAATGCGTCGAACACGCCTTTCCGGTTGTATAAGCATTTCGCGCATGAGGGGGGAACGTCGACGCCGTTCCTGATGCACTGGCCGGCGCAGATTCAGCCGCGCGCCGAGTGGTACACGAGCCCGGCCCAGCTGATTGACGTGATGCCGACGTTGCTCGATGTGGCCGGGGCTGACTATCCGGAAACGTTCGCCGGCAACAAAATTCATACGCTGGATGGTATTTCACTGCGTCCGGCGCTGACGGGAAAGCCGCTGGAACGGGGGCGACCGATCTTCATCGAGCACGAGAGTAACGCGTTCGTGCGTTCCGGTGACTGGAAGCTGGTGGGACGGGGTGTATCGCCATTCAAGGGGTATCAGCCACAGAAGTGGGAGCTGTACGATGTGAAGGCAGATCGTACGGAGCTGAATGACCTGGCGGAACGGAGGCGCGCGGTGGTGGATGATCTGAAGTCACAGTGGGAGGCGTGGGCGAAACGTGTGGGGGTTTATCCGAAGTGA
- a CDS encoding class I SAM-dependent methyltransferase, whose amino-acid sequence MPFSLTYHSRQFQFETAAELFSPQNLDRGTEAMLSTVTFAPGERVLDLGCGWGVVGILAASIVGSENVVMTDIDARAIKVARQNAERNQVAGVTILQSDGLQDHRETDFDWILSNPPYHEDFAVAKQFIMKGFNRLKVGGRMVMVTRRRLWYQKKLTSIFGGTEVHEIDGYFVFHAEKRRDTYAKRKKRNR is encoded by the coding sequence ATGCCATTCTCCCTTACCTATCATAGTCGGCAGTTCCAGTTTGAAACTGCGGCGGAATTATTTTCTCCCCAGAATCTGGATCGGGGAACGGAAGCGATGCTCTCGACGGTGACGTTTGCACCAGGAGAGCGGGTGCTGGATTTGGGATGCGGCTGGGGCGTGGTGGGAATTCTGGCGGCTTCGATTGTGGGGTCGGAGAATGTGGTGATGACGGACATCGATGCCCGGGCGATTAAAGTGGCTCGACAGAACGCTGAACGGAACCAGGTTGCGGGGGTGACGATTCTGCAGAGCGATGGATTACAGGATCACCGGGAGACCGACTTCGACTGGATTCTTTCTAACCCGCCTTACCATGAGGATTTTGCGGTCGCCAAGCAGTTTATCATGAAGGGATTCAACCGGCTGAAGGTCGGCGGACGGATGGTGATGGTCACACGGCGACGGCTGTGGTACCAGAAGAAGCTGACGAGCATTTTCGGAGGGACCGAAGTGCACGAGATTGACGGCTACTTTGTGTTTCACGCGGAGAAGCGACGCGACACGTATGCCAAACGTAAGAAGCGGAACCGCTGA
- a CDS encoding cation:dicarboxylate symporter family transporter, with protein MEKGAHPHFKPGLTTWILTSLVLGISCGLFFGELCAPLKTVGEIFIGLLQMTVLPYITLSLILNLGRISIRQTRHMALTVVSLMLILWCIGLFTVCLMSLSFPFWQKGAFFSTSIIEGPQTESLYDLFIPANPFFSLANNAVPAVVLFSIGVGIALSTLPKREQLLAPLSVAVNALMKLNRFVVHLSPFGVFAIVAYAVGTLPFEKFGLLQAYLITYTVATLILTVGILPMLISICTPVRYWDALRVSQPAVIAAFVLSSTFAVLPIIVESAREILERYKLEKDETGGSPDVLIPLVFPFPDLGRIVGLIFIPFSAWFYGSSLMPDQYPKFLALGMAGSFAKPAVTIPWLLDLMHIPHDIFQLYLAVGVYTTRLGDALRSVYLFSFAILTAASLSGTLKVQWKRFFVYTTLSLVMAGIVIASIHTVLEYTFKNLYQSKAMIADRQLLFPGVKETILKASAPNPDPIQPGETRIDRIRKRGKIRLGFDAKRLPFSYFNDRGELVGFDIDMAHRLALDLGVDIEFVPFTPQTLVKQLNADHFDLAMSGLEGTIERATAFPVADSYMDVTLAMVLHDYRKVEFLEFEKLRHSPDLKIAVVANSFFDEKAHTFFPNASFVSINSEEDFFEEKADGADLLVTSAEAGAAWTLLYPEFSVINPLKKNVKVPMYYLGAHDIEFEEFMEVWLELKKKEGVFDELYNYWILGKDIKDAEPRWSIIRNVLQWVD; from the coding sequence ATGGAAAAAGGCGCTCACCCCCATTTCAAACCGGGACTCACCACCTGGATTCTCACGAGTCTGGTGCTGGGGATCTCCTGTGGTTTGTTCTTTGGCGAACTGTGTGCGCCCCTGAAAACGGTCGGCGAGATCTTCATCGGTCTCCTGCAGATGACCGTGCTCCCCTATATCACGCTCTCCCTGATCCTCAACCTCGGACGGATTTCCATCCGTCAGACCAGGCACATGGCCCTTACCGTCGTCAGCCTGATGCTCATCCTCTGGTGCATCGGCCTGTTCACGGTCTGCCTGATGTCGCTCTCCTTTCCCTTCTGGCAGAAAGGCGCCTTCTTCAGTACCAGTATCATCGAAGGCCCCCAGACTGAAAGTCTGTACGATCTGTTTATCCCGGCGAACCCGTTCTTCTCGCTGGCCAATAACGCCGTCCCCGCCGTGGTCCTCTTCTCGATTGGTGTCGGCATCGCCTTGAGCACACTTCCCAAACGCGAACAGCTCCTCGCACCGCTGTCCGTCGCCGTGAATGCGTTGATGAAACTCAACCGCTTCGTCGTGCATCTCTCCCCCTTCGGAGTCTTCGCGATCGTCGCTTACGCCGTCGGTACGCTCCCCTTTGAAAAGTTCGGCCTGCTGCAGGCTTACCTGATTACCTACACCGTCGCCACGCTGATTCTGACCGTCGGCATTCTTCCCATGCTGATCTCCATCTGCACCCCGGTCCGCTACTGGGATGCCCTCCGCGTCTCCCAGCCGGCCGTCATCGCAGCCTTCGTCCTCAGCAGTACCTTCGCCGTCCTCCCCATCATTGTGGAATCGGCGCGGGAAATCCTCGAACGCTATAAGCTGGAAAAAGATGAAACCGGCGGTTCGCCCGACGTGTTGATTCCCCTCGTCTTTCCCTTTCCCGACCTGGGACGTATCGTCGGTCTGATCTTCATTCCCTTTTCCGCCTGGTTCTATGGCTCCAGCCTGATGCCCGATCAGTACCCCAAGTTTCTCGCCCTGGGCATGGCCGGCTCCTTCGCTAAGCCCGCGGTCACCATCCCCTGGCTGCTCGACCTGATGCATATCCCGCACGACATCTTCCAGCTCTACCTCGCGGTCGGCGTCTATACCACCCGCCTGGGCGATGCGCTGCGTTCGGTCTACCTCTTTTCCTTCGCAATCCTCACAGCAGCTTCGCTCTCGGGCACACTCAAGGTGCAGTGGAAACGCTTTTTCGTCTACACAACGCTCTCGCTGGTCATGGCAGGCATTGTCATCGCCAGCATTCATACCGTCCTCGAATATACATTCAAAAACCTTTACCAGTCCAAAGCGATGATCGCCGACCGCCAGTTGCTCTTCCCCGGCGTCAAGGAAACCATCCTCAAAGCATCGGCTCCCAACCCGGACCCGATCCAGCCCGGCGAAACGCGTATCGACCGCATCCGCAAACGTGGCAAGATCCGGCTCGGCTTCGACGCTAAACGGCTGCCGTTTTCCTACTTCAACGATCGTGGCGAACTCGTCGGCTTCGACATCGACATGGCCCATCGCCTGGCCCTCGACCTCGGCGTCGATATCGAGTTCGTTCCTTTCACACCCCAGACCCTCGTCAAACAGTTGAATGCAGACCACTTCGACCTCGCCATGTCCGGACTGGAAGGCACCATCGAACGGGCGACCGCCTTCCCCGTCGCCGATTCTTACATGGACGTCACCCTCGCCATGGTCCTGCACGACTACCGCAAAGTCGAGTTCCTCGAATTCGAGAAACTCCGGCATTCCCCCGACCTCAAAATCGCCGTGGTCGCCAACAGCTTCTTTGACGAAAAAGCACACACATTCTTCCCCAACGCCAGCTTCGTCTCCATCAATTCCGAGGAAGACTTCTTCGAAGAAAAAGCCGACGGCGCTGACCTGCTGGTCACCAGCGCCGAAGCCGGTGCCGCCTGGACGCTCCTCTATCCCGAGTTCTCCGTCATCAACCCCCTCAAGAAAAATGTGAAGGTCCCCATGTATTACCTGGGCGCCCACGACATCGAATTCGAAGAATTCATGGAAGTCTGGCTCGAACTCAAAAAGAAGGAAGGCGTCTTCGATGAACTCTACAACTACTGGATCCTCGGCAAAGATATTAAAGACGCCGAACCCCGCTGGTCCATCATCCGCAACGTCCTGCAATGGGTAGACTGA
- a CDS encoding ATP-binding protein, with product MQVRAQLQEISFKLTFAGKIPKHIQSDPTRLKQILINLIGNAIKFTPDGGRVSVETSCLNPDSPEPLLQFKIIDTGIGMNAEQVAGLYQPFVQADSSTTRKFGGTGLGLAISKRLAKMLGGDLTCQSTPDVGTTFTLQIQIGESESLEYYNDPQDALEAAAHKPAPVIAKPVQAANRSCSVLLAEDGEDNQRLISMLLRKEGAEVKLAENGEIAVRYAMHALEQGQPFDVILMDMSMPVLDGYGATQKLREQGYKLPIIALTAHAMSGDREKCIAAGCTDYATKPVNREKLREIIETYQSLTDFSEPVELPC from the coding sequence ATGCAGGTGCGAGCCCAGCTGCAGGAAATCAGCTTTAAACTGACATTTGCAGGCAAAATTCCTAAACACATCCAGAGTGATCCCACTCGACTCAAACAGATTCTGATCAACCTCATCGGAAACGCGATCAAGTTTACTCCCGATGGGGGTCGGGTCTCGGTGGAAACATCGTGCCTGAACCCGGACTCGCCTGAGCCGTTACTGCAGTTCAAAATCATCGATACAGGTATCGGAATGAACGCGGAACAGGTTGCAGGATTGTACCAGCCTTTCGTCCAGGCCGATTCCTCCACGACTCGGAAGTTCGGAGGAACCGGACTGGGGCTGGCCATCAGTAAGCGACTGGCAAAAATGCTGGGCGGTGATCTGACCTGCCAAAGCACTCCCGATGTCGGCACGACTTTCACATTACAGATTCAGATTGGCGAATCAGAGTCTCTGGAATATTACAATGATCCCCAGGACGCGCTCGAAGCAGCTGCACACAAGCCGGCTCCCGTGATCGCGAAACCGGTGCAGGCAGCGAACCGAAGCTGTTCTGTGCTGCTGGCTGAAGATGGAGAAGATAATCAGCGGCTGATTTCCATGCTCCTCAGAAAAGAGGGTGCAGAAGTCAAGCTGGCTGAGAACGGGGAAATTGCGGTTCGCTATGCGATGCATGCACTCGAACAGGGACAGCCCTTCGATGTGATTCTGATGGACATGTCGATGCCGGTACTGGACGGATACGGTGCGACCCAAAAACTGCGAGAACAGGGATACAAGCTACCCATTATTGCTTTAACGGCTCACGCCATGAGTGGGGACCGTGAAAAGTGTATCGCAGCGGGCTGTACCGATTATGCCACCAAACCCGTCAATCGGGAGAAGCTTCGCGAGATCATCGAAACCTATCAGTCACTGACGGATTTTTCGGAGCCGGTAGAGCTCCCCTGCTGA
- a CDS encoding formylglycine-generating enzyme family protein: MDLTEYLELDEAGQSEICAQIEKENPRFRFLGLGKQGDLLPTFQHIDSQIEVKFIPSGRYVMGFSPEEEAQFKKLAPEIDLDPDCMRPTHEESVRSLFISVYPVLPRHYKSVTGSEYPDAKYAHGNPVNLKYEETEVFLHSIGARLPTEVEWEYCCRGGTQSLFYFGDEVPAPELLEQYVSEEFDKEIDFKANQFGLYGLFTGEWCSDDFAANYSPETVPERGMKVFRSEGSARWPWQYPQEWIFCISAFRSSSPKENFFKEELLGKPKSVSIIRSHSFRTVWAVNGF; the protein is encoded by the coding sequence ATGGATCTGACGGAATATTTGGAATTGGATGAAGCAGGACAGAGTGAAATTTGTGCTCAGATCGAGAAAGAAAATCCCAGATTCCGGTTTCTGGGTCTGGGGAAGCAGGGAGACCTGCTTCCCACTTTTCAACACATCGATTCTCAGATCGAAGTGAAGTTCATACCATCGGGCCGTTACGTCATGGGATTCAGCCCGGAAGAAGAGGCCCAATTTAAAAAACTGGCTCCGGAGATAGACCTGGATCCTGACTGCATGCGTCCCACTCATGAGGAGTCTGTCCGCTCCCTGTTCATTTCCGTTTATCCCGTTCTTCCTCGGCATTATAAGAGCGTCACAGGTTCTGAATATCCTGATGCGAAGTATGCACATGGAAATCCCGTTAATCTGAAATATGAAGAAACGGAAGTATTTCTGCACAGTATTGGTGCCAGATTACCCACGGAAGTGGAATGGGAATACTGTTGCAGAGGAGGCACTCAATCGTTGTTTTATTTTGGGGATGAAGTACCAGCCCCAGAATTGCTGGAACAGTATGTTTCAGAAGAATTTGATAAAGAGATTGATTTTAAAGCCAATCAATTTGGTCTGTATGGACTCTTTACGGGAGAGTGGTGCTCGGATGATTTTGCAGCTAATTATAGTCCTGAAACCGTTCCTGAAAGAGGAATGAAAGTCTTCAGGTCAGAGGGTTCGGCTCGCTGGCCGTGGCAATATCCACAGGAGTGGATATTTTGTATTTCTGCTTTTCGTTCCAGCTCCCCCAAGGAAAATTTCTTCAAGGAAGAATTACTTGGAAAACCAAAATCAGTATCGATTATCAGGTCACATTCATTTCGAACGGTCTGGGCAGTGAATGGTTTTTGA
- a CDS encoding sulfatase family protein — protein sequence MVRTIFAALTCLVVCLTALSADAAIHPNVILIMCDDLGWGDTGFNGNKIIKTPHLDAMARDGMILKRFYAAAPVCSPTRGSCLTGRNPFRYGIVHANTGHMKPGEQTLAESLQAAGYRTGHFGKWHLGTLSKTVRDSNRGGPQNTEHYAPPWENGFEVCFSTEAKVPTWDPMRKPKGKAPSKGWAALTEESPSQPYGTHYWNEAGEIVKDNLSGDDSRVIMDRVIPFVKQSVKDHKPFFCVIWFHTPHLPVVAGPRYRAMYPDADLYHANYYGSITAMDEQVGRLRAELKSSSLSDHTLIWFCSDNGPEGNASAPGSSGPFRGRKRDLTEGGIRVPALVVWPAKIEAGTETSFPMVTSDYLQTIYSAVGLVPYGKWPLDGINLLRIIEQKQQERGWPIGFQFQNNAAWMTHRYKLLRTGKGAKEKYQLFDLLADPGETTDVSQDHPDLVKQYQRDLDTWIKSCENSSQGNDYK from the coding sequence ATGGTTCGGACAATCTTTGCTGCTCTGACCTGTCTGGTCGTCTGTCTGACTGCATTGTCTGCTGATGCAGCGATACATCCCAATGTGATTCTGATCATGTGCGATGATCTGGGCTGGGGAGATACCGGCTTCAACGGGAATAAGATCATCAAAACGCCGCACCTGGATGCGATGGCGCGGGACGGGATGATTCTCAAGCGGTTTTACGCGGCGGCTCCGGTGTGCAGTCCGACGCGGGGGAGCTGTCTCACGGGACGGAACCCGTTCCGCTACGGGATCGTGCATGCGAATACCGGTCATATGAAACCGGGTGAGCAGACACTGGCGGAGTCGCTGCAAGCGGCCGGCTATCGTACGGGGCATTTCGGCAAATGGCATCTGGGAACGTTGTCGAAAACGGTTCGCGATTCGAATCGGGGCGGCCCCCAGAATACGGAACACTATGCGCCCCCCTGGGAAAACGGATTTGAAGTCTGCTTCTCGACCGAAGCGAAAGTGCCCACCTGGGATCCGATGCGAAAACCAAAAGGGAAAGCGCCCTCGAAGGGTTGGGCCGCGCTCACGGAAGAGAGTCCGAGTCAGCCGTATGGGACCCACTATTGGAACGAAGCGGGCGAGATCGTGAAGGACAATCTCAGCGGCGATGATTCGCGCGTGATTATGGACCGCGTGATCCCCTTCGTCAAACAGAGTGTGAAAGATCACAAACCGTTTTTCTGCGTGATCTGGTTTCATACGCCGCATCTGCCGGTGGTTGCGGGTCCCCGTTATCGGGCCATGTACCCCGACGCTGATCTCTACCACGCGAACTACTATGGCAGCATCACCGCCATGGATGAGCAGGTGGGACGGCTCAGGGCTGAATTGAAATCGTCTTCACTTTCAGATCATACGCTGATCTGGTTCTGCTCGGACAATGGGCCGGAAGGGAATGCGAGTGCCCCTGGATCATCGGGACCGTTCCGGGGTCGCAAACGCGATCTGACCGAAGGGGGCATCCGGGTGCCGGCGCTGGTGGTCTGGCCCGCAAAAATCGAGGCGGGGACCGAAACCAGTTTTCCGATGGTCACCAGCGATTATCTGCAGACGATTTACTCTGCAGTCGGGCTGGTGCCTTATGGCAAGTGGCCGCTGGACGGGATCAATCTGCTGCGAATTATTGAGCAGAAGCAGCAGGAACGGGGCTGGCCGATTGGCTTTCAGTTTCAAAACAACGCGGCCTGGATGACGCATCGCTATAAGCTGTTACGCACGGGGAAAGGGGCCAAAGAAAAATATCAGTTGTTTGATTTGCTGGCAGACCCGGGCGAGACGACTGACGTTTCGCAGGACCACCCCGACCTGGTGAAACAGTATCAACGCGACCTGGATACCTGGATCAAATCGTGTGAAAACAGCAGCCAGGGAAACGATTACAAATAG